From the genome of Muricauda sp. SCSIO 64092, one region includes:
- a CDS encoding SDR family NAD(P)-dependent oxidoreductase yields MNRLKGKVAIVTGAADGIGLAISQAFATEGALVVLCDINVDKCDEEAKRLNDNVGTARSYACDVGITKDVKNVVDRTLAEFGKIDILVNNAGIALSGNIVEMPEEDWDRLMNINLKSAYRSIQIVLPHMLEKQSGNIINISSIQAFRSWDNWTAYAGAKGAICSMTKQLAGQFGAENIRFNSISPGAILTPMNEKRIQEEGREFLQKSIDQAAMKRLGKPQEVAMTAVFLASDEAPFITGEDIKVDGGLGVLPRYL; encoded by the coding sequence ATGAATAGGTTAAAAGGAAAAGTAGCTATTGTTACCGGTGCCGCAGATGGTATTGGCTTGGCCATTAGCCAGGCTTTTGCCACCGAAGGGGCACTGGTGGTCTTGTGTGATATCAATGTGGACAAATGTGATGAAGAGGCCAAAAGACTCAATGACAATGTGGGAACGGCAAGGAGCTATGCCTGTGATGTGGGCATAACCAAAGATGTGAAAAACGTTGTGGACCGAACATTGGCCGAGTTTGGCAAGATTGACATTTTGGTAAACAATGCTGGAATTGCCTTGAGTGGAAACATTGTTGAAATGCCGGAAGAAGATTGGGATAGGCTCATGAACATCAATCTAAAAAGTGCGTACAGGAGTATCCAAATAGTGCTGCCCCATATGTTGGAAAAACAATCGGGAAACATCATCAACATTTCTTCGATACAGGCCTTTAGAAGTTGGGATAATTGGACGGCCTATGCTGGTGCCAAAGGGGCCATTTGCTCCATGACCAAGCAACTTGCAGGTCAGTTTGGAGCAGAAAACATACGATTCAATAGCATATCCCCAGGAGCTATTTTAACACCTATGAATGAAAAACGGATACAGGAGGAAGGTCGGGAATTTTTGCAAAAGAGCATTGATCAGGCCGCTATGAAACGGTTGGGGAAACCTCAAGAAGTGGCCATGACGGCAGTGTTTTTGGCTTCGGACGAAGCCCCATTCATTACGGGCGAGGATATTAAAGTGGATGGAGGACTGGGTGTCCTCCCAAGATATTTATAA